The Malaclemys terrapin pileata isolate rMalTer1 chromosome 2, rMalTer1.hap1, whole genome shotgun sequence nucleotide sequence TAAACTGATCTCTGATCTCTGCATGGCCTTTATAGTTGTGCCCCTCATGTGACGTGTGCTGAACTAAGCCACAGGCTGGTACCCGGAGCATCCGGCTCATCCCTGAGCGGGCACTTGGCATGGACCAGAAGCTGATATgggctgcagcagctgcccaaGATCTCCGCACCTAGTTACCACCCACAGggctgctgggaaatgtagtttattTTTTACATCAGCGATCAAGAGAAAGAACAGGAAACTACAGCAATTGCACGCGACAGCAATTCCTCCCAGGAAGTGGTGCAGTGCAAGCCAGTCCTGAATGCGTAGCCAGGGATGGAGCTCAGAGCATCTGGCACCGTGCTAAGGATGGTCTGAATGAGCTCATTCTGGGAATATCCCTTCCATAGATCTACCTTCCCTTAtctcccagccttcccctcccccagcctgcaacAGCCCTCCCTCTCGGTCCCTTTGTTCTACCCTTGCACTCACTGTAGCCCTTAGGACAGTCAGACACTGCAAGAGGCAGGAGAGGAAACAGGATCTCCTAACCCTGACAGAGGAGAGATCTGGGAACTCACAGCAGTTATAGCTTCATCAGGGACCCGGACAGGAAAACACCTGGTGGGATTTCAGCTCAGGTAGGACACTGACTTTCTTGTGTTTGCACCTGGACCATAATGACACAGGACTGAATGACGGGCTCTGTCTAGGGAACTGAGCTAAAATCTCTTCCATGTGTAACCTGCCTTTAACAGCTGCATTCCAGGAGAGTTTTCTGCAGGGGACCGGGAGGCGCAGGGATGGGTAATGGGCTGTAGACATGTTCTAGCTCTAGGTTGCTAGTTAAATCCAGACCAAGGTGGTGGTGACTGAAGGTTGCTGCCATCTGGGGCGGTTTGCTGGCCTCGCTGTTATGGGTTCTGGGGATCTCAGTGCAGTTCCCAAAGGATGGGGGTGGAGTTCTCCTCCCCAAGCCTACCATCACACCTGGCCCATCGCAGCGGAGCCACTGTAGGCGGAACAGTGGCTCTGAAACTTTCCACAAGACTGtcccccttgcaggagtctgatttgtctggcgtacccccaagtttcacctcacttgaaaacgacttgctcacaaaatcagacatacaaataTGGAAGTGTCACAGCCTCAGTTACTGACACATTgctgattttctcatttttaccatgcaattataaaataaatcaattggactataaatattgtacttacatttcagtgtaggaTATACCAAGCAGTATAAATAAGACTTTGTCTGTATGaagttttagtttgtactgacttcactagtgctttaaaaccaggcaaatgtctagatgagctgacgtaccccctggaagatctctgtgtcCCCCGGGGTACGCGTCCCCCTGGTGGAGAACCATTGGAATAGATGATGGAGAGTCCCCTGCAGCAGGCAGGTTCCCTGCAGTTCATAGTTAAGGCACGTGGGCTGGCCCCTGTGGGAAGCTGATCTTGCTGCTGTACCCGTCCCTGGATGAACCCAGGGTTCCAGTCTCTGGAGTTGTCAGGCGAGCGCCTGTCACAAGCAATGTGTATGTAAGCAGCTGGCTTTTATCCCACACACTTGAGCACACAGAATTTTGCTGCCAATATAGATTGTTTGCTACTCCAGGCAATGGAAACATCACTGACAAATATTTCTATACAGCACAAGgggccaactgtctaatcgcacaaacccaaacacccttgcctgcccctgcccctgccccgccctttccccgaggccatgcccctgccctgccccttctctgaggccccaccccccgctcactccattccccttccctccatcgctcgctctcccacaccgtcactcactttcaccaggctggggcagggggttggggtgtgggctctgggctgggagatgGGGTTGAGGGGTCTGGAGTGtcggaggggctcagggctggggcagggagttggggtgcaggaggtggtatgggctctggagggagtttggatgcaggagggagctcagggttggggcaggaggttggggtgcaggagggggtatgggctctggagggagtttgggtgtgggaggggattcagggctggggccgccaggggttggggtgcaggagggggttaggggtgcaggctccagctgggcagtgcttacctagggcagctcccggaagtggccggcatatCTGGCTCAAAGGcaaccaggtggctctgcgcactgcccctgcctgcaggcactgctgccgcagctcccattggccagggttcctggccaatgggagctgcagagttggcgcTCGGGTCAGGGACACCGCGCAGAGACCCCCTAGtcacccctgcgcctaggagctggacatgccggccacttctgggagccgcacggggccagggcaggtagggagcctgccttagccctgctgcgccccccACCGGACTGTTGACCTATTAAAATTTCCCAGATGGCTTTCAATAGCCGCCGGGAGATTGAGGCCGATTCCAGGAAACTCCCGGCCAATCGGGGAGGGTTAGCAACCCTAGCTGCTGGTGCCAGCAGTGTCTGGCATTTGTGTTCTCCAAGACGCAGCGGGCGTTTGAGGGAGCGATCAGGGATGTCAGGGTCTCCTGGTCTTGGGAAATACGAGACAAGAAATTTTAACCTAATCGTAGTGTGATGCTCTTTGGGCTCTGCCGTGGCTTTTAATGCCACAGCATGGAATGGGGCTAAAAGCGAGCTTACCATGAGCATGTGTGTTCCAAGCTATAAACACGTTTGTACACTGTAGGAAGCCACTGCTTTTGCTTTAAGAAGTCTGGTCGGTTAATTGAAGAGGTGACAATGAGAGGTGTCTGAAATATGACACAAGGGAAATCTCTATACCCATTGGTCCAAATTACCGCAGACTCTCAAACATTACACCCGAGAGGCAGCACTGTCAACGTAGCAACAACAGTGAAGATTAGAACATTTTGGAGACCTCATTGTGAATAAAAGTTTTCTAGATTATTTTTCCATTTGACGATGGCACCATTACTAGCAACACAATAATTtgctttttccattttcattaCAGTGGGTAAAAGGTCCACAAGTGGAAACTAGAGAAGAGAAACACCATAAAAATATAAAGCAACTGGAGGAACAGGAGTTTCTGAGAGAAAGATACAAAGAGATGGTTTCTGGAGCAGTGCTAATGCGAGAAGCTGAAAGAGCTGGAGGAAACTGAGAAAGAAGAGGAAGCCAGCAGAAAACAAACCAGAAACATTCACTACCGGTGAAAGAAGTTTCAACAAACTCAGCAGCATTTTTAAGATTCCCAGTGCCGTGCACACATATCTGGTACACATACAATAATCACAGACACCACAGAAAAAAACATATCAGTTTGGGAAAAAAACTTCTGGAGGGTTCACAGAATTAACAGAGCTGGTTGAATGATATGAAACATATTTTGGAGACTGGAAGCTATTAATTTGGTTCCATGTTATTCCTGCAGTCACGTTATTTGCTATTCACCATATTTGAATAGCCATCAGGGATTTGTGAAAATGTCTGCGCATCGCCAAAGTTTCATGAATTTTAACTCCAGTGATCACCTGTCCAAAACTTCATCCtgggaaatatatttttcattatttattattcattatttttttattttaaacgttTCAGccatccagtcagggagcagaaacaatccCATGTGACCTAGGTTATCCGTCAAACCCCCATGAATAATGAATAGTAAATAACTTGTGGACAACCCATAGACTGAGATTTATTTGCACAGCCCCTCTGGTGACTACATGCACATTGCAGAGTTGCTCAGGCACAGAAGAAAGGGCTGAATTCACAGCCCAGGCCGTTTGCAATGACCCATCGTTCAGCCAGCCCTGTATGTGGGCACACGAATGGCAACACCATGTTCCAAGCTGCCCAGGTTCTCTGTGGGGatgagaaaccctataaatgcacCGAGTGTGGGAAAGGCTTTGGGCAGGAGAAGATCCTCCGAGAGCACCAGCGAATCCACACAGGCGAGAGGCCGCACAAATGCGCTcactgcgggaaaagcttcacctGGAGCACCAGCCTGATCAAGCACCAGCAGATCCACACGGGCGGCAAGCTGCACGCCTGCACCGCGTGCGAGAAGAGCTTCCGGTGGCGGCACAGCCTCCTGCAGCACCAGTCGGTGCACACCGGCGAAAAGCCGCACACCTGCGCCCACTGCGGCCGCAGCTTTGTGGAGAAGCAGGCGCTGAAGAAGCATGAGAGCATCCACACGGGGGAGAAGCCCTTCACCTGCAGcgagtgcgggaagagcttccgGCAGAAGGGCAACCTGGTGTCGCACGAGCGGAGCCACCTGGAGGAGAAGCCGCACCGATGCCCCGAGTGCGGGAagtgcttccgggagcagcgcttCCTGGCCACccaccagcgcacccacaccCAGGAGCGGCCCTACCAGTGCGCCCAGTGCCAGAAGCGCTTCAGTGCCAAGCAGGGGCTCCGCATCCACCAGCGTctgcacaccggggagcggcccttCCACTGCCCCCTGTGCGGGAGGAGCTTCACCGAGAGGAAGAACCTCAACAAGCACCAGCGGACGCACAGCGGGGAGACCCCCTACACCTGCAGGGAGTGCGGGAACAGCTACACCCAGAAGTACAGCCTGAAGGTGCACCAGCGAACCCACAGCGGGGAGACCTCCCACACCTGCAGCGAGTGTGGGGAGAGCTTCAAGCAAAGGAACCACCTGGTGAGCCACCAGCGGAGCCACAAAGCCGGGAGCCTCTACATATGCGCCGAGTGTGGGGAGAGCTACAGCCAGTGGGCGCATCTCACCGCCCACGAGAGAATCCACCCCCGGCAGAGCCAGCCCGCATGCACTGAATATCGGTAACAGAGGCAACGTATCTCAGAGCAGGCCAAGGATCCATACGAGAGCCCACATCCATACACGAGTTAAGGGCCCCGGCTGCGCCCCAGGTGTAGAGCATTAGCCAGAGCCATTCTGAACCAGAATGCTTCCCAGACAGGCGTCAGTACGTCTGGACCTCCCCGTGTTTCCCTGTCTCTCTAAGGACCCGATCCAATCAATGGGAacctttctgttgacttcagtcgGGATTGGGTCTCAGTTGTGTAGACAGGGTAGAACATGCCATAAACCATTTTACAAGCCAACTAGGTAACAGTGATAAGCATCATGCAGCATTTACGTGGTCTCTAGATTCGCAGGTACTTGTAAACATCAATTAATTAATTGAGGCACAATCCTAGTCTAGGATGCCGTGTAGGTCCGCCAGTTTGTAACACAGCCCGTAGGGGGCTGGGGATCCATTTGGAAATTGTGTTCACGCCTTCCTGGGacaattttatttcagaagagCTCTGTCTAAAATGTTTTCCCTCTCAGGCAGCAGGGCCAAAGAAACAGGCCACAGAGAATGCTTCGCAGAGCCAATCCTGCTCCCGTTGAAGTCCATGGAGAATTTGCAATCGAGGCCTTTATGTTTGCAGTCTGCGCACAATGCACTTGGAGTAGAAATTGCACACTTTAAAGGGAAGTGATTCCATTTCTATGGCTGGATCCCCTGGCGGCAAACATAACACCAGCACCTTCAGAAAAGGACAGTTGGTGAAAGAACTTCTGGGGGATCCTGGCAAGGATGGACCCATGACAGGCATCACTAACCTCCCTACTGGGTATAGTTGAAGtcttacatttaaaaagctaATGCCCTCAAGGGACAGGCAGTTTGAGACGGGCAACAAACCCAAACGCACAAAATACACCATACAAAAACCACCAGCCACAACTAACAAAGAGATTCCTCCAATAACACAATGTTGTTAATGTATGATTGGCTCGCTCATCATGAGTGGATGCTGGTATTCCAGTGGGGAAGGAAGCACCCAGTCCCGCCTGTTTCATGGAAGAGTTTGAAGGGGACTTGCTGAATTTAGCTACCAAAGTTCACCCTTTCCACGTAGAGAAATACCACATGTATGCACCACTTGCTGGAGGTGCAGGTCTTGGTGGGATATTTATCAATGACCCTGCTGGACACGAGGGATGGGACCAAGTTCTGGCAGTCATTGGGCAGCAGAAAGATTAGCTTGAAGCACATGCTAAAATGTTCATTCTTCCAGATTTAAGTCCAACCACAGCAAATGGAAGCAAAAAATGTCATGCTGTGAAGCAGAAGTCTTGTGGGTGAGGACACAAGCGTTTCCATTCTGTTTCCTGCCAATGCATGGGTAATTCTTAACAAGTCCTTTACCTGTTGGGACATTGGGTGATGAAATTGGGTGCTGGGAAACACCACACAAGGCAAAGCCAGAGAAAAGGAGGGTTTGAAAGGTGACCCGGGAGATGAATGAGCTGTAACTGTGCCATTTGTATGACACACACTCAGGCTGTGAATGCTGGCTTTCTTAGAatgtattactattatttattatttgcataatGTCAGCAGGTGCTGAGCAGTTTACAGACAGGTATAAAGGAAAGGCTTCGCCTCGTTGATTTTACAGTTTAGAGTTCCTGTCTACTATATGGTCCTTAATGCACAAACATTAAAATCAGCACCAAGAGTTGTTGATGTCTGTTCCTTACCATTTAATTGTGGTGAGATAGAAGCTACTCAACCTATTGTTTTGTAGAAAGATGTAGCACAGAATTCTCTTTAAATGTGGTACTGATTTTCAAATGTGGTAAGGAGAGTGATCTTGGCAGTTCAGGTCTGTATCTCATAGCCCTAGTAAAAACAGTAAaacataagagaaaaaaaatcactgatcaGTCACAAGGAACAGAGCCACGAGCAATAATGAGCATGGGTTAATTGTTATGAGGAATATGTTAGGCACAGAGAATGTGTTTGGCGTTGCACAAGACACAAATCGGTTGTCTATAATTAACCGTAACCTGAGGCACTGATGGTCTGTAAGGCAAATGTAGAAAAGATTAGATGTATTAGGAGATTTTCTGTGAAAAGAATAAAatttgctgtacaaacacaactgGCAGAACGGCAAATTAGTGGTTAAAGTGACTGCAATAAATCAGAAAtgtgaaatatatttgaattttAGTCAAACATTTGATTCTGTGACTCACaaaattttctttgaaaagttaATTCATATTGGATTGAAAACCGGCTGGAAGACCAGTCAGTCTAACCTATCTATGTTCTTATTATGGTTCCCATCACTGGGGTATTTTCACAAAGAGTAATCAGAAATGGTCATGTAACCAGTTATACGGAGGTGTCTCACAGGTTTTACAGGAACTGGTGAGAGGTCCTGTTTTAGTTAACATCTCAGTCCATGATCTGAAAGAGGAGGTAACCAGCACACAAATGAAATCTTTACATGATACCAAATTGGAAGGAGTTGCAAACATCAGACAAGACATGGAAATAATCCCAAGGGTCATAGTGGCATTAGAGACCTGGGCAGGAAATAACTAAATTAAGATCAACTTGGAAAAAAAGCAGTTAGAACATGTCAAGGAAAGTAACCAGAATCTCATGTACACAGTGGGGAAGGAGACACCTGGGAAGCAGAAATGGCTGGAATGGACCTAGgtggagttccaaagaggatggagcttggctattctcagtggtggcagatgacaaaacaaggagtaatggtctcaagttgcagtgggggagatctaggttggatattaggaaacactatttcactaggagggtggtgaagcactggaataggttacctagggaggtgggggaatctccatccttagaggttttttaaggcccagcttgacaaagccctggttgggatgatttagttaatatatggagatatacctatctcctagaactggaaggaaccctgaaaggtcatagagtccagccccctgccttcactagcaggaccaaatactgactttgccccagatccctaagtggccccctcaaggattgaactcacaaccctgggtttagcaggccaatgctcaaaccaccgagctgtCCCCccttggtgttggtcctgctttgagcagagggttggactagatacctcctgaggtctcttccagccctaatattctatgattccaggtCTGACAGTGGTCAGCAAATTAGACACATAATGTGGCAGCAAAAAGTTGTGTTCTGCATGCAATTGTTAGCACtggttttcaaaaatcaaatGGGAAGAAAATTCCAAAAAAGTGACCTGCGCATCagttatcagggggtagccgtgttagtctgtatctacaaaaacaacaaggagtctggtggcaccttaaagactaacagatttatttgggcataagctttcgtgggtaaaaacctcacttcttcagatgcagcatctgaagaaatgaggtttttacccacgaaagcttatgcccaaataaatctgttagtctttaaggtgccaccagactccttgttgtttttatcagtTATCAGAGCATTTCCTACTGGTCCTTGAAGAGTTCATGTTACAATGTTTAAATGGGCTGGGAAGTTCTCGGATACAGCATAAAGGCCCATGGCCACATGTCCATAGACGCCACCACGACCAACTCAGCTACACTCCTGCAGCATTGGGGCTCCTCAAACCCAAGAACACAGGGATGGCCCTGAGAACACCATAGCCCTGTGGCTTTCCCCCGTCCCTGGCTCCAGACACAcactagagggcagtggtgcacgGACCTGCTAGCCTGACATTGCACAGTTCTCCTTACCTGTGAGCTGAGGCTGGTAATTTCTTTCTAGATAGTGAAGTGGTTAGAAGAAAATTCCCAGTTTTGTTTGGgatggggtttttgttgttgttttgctttgtttaatgtagTTCCTGGTTCTAGCAGCCATGTGGATGCCAGGTGCTGGGCTCTTGGATTGGTCCCCTGCGCCcaggccggcaggggctgggttgtGGCATGCAGAGGCAGTACACTTACCTGCACTGGTAGAGCACTCCTTGCCTCTTGAGCCCAGCCGTGCAGTCCTGTCCCAGGACAGCTCTGGCCGGAGTGGGGCCTTCCAAGGGTCCACAGGAGGGAGTAAAAGAGATGAGCTGCAGGATGGGCTCAGAGGACCACACGCTAGGTTATGCGACTAGCTGAGAACTGTCCTCTCCCACTCAGGCCATAGGCATACGGACTGGGCCGATCCATGGGGTTAAAaatctcttcctcccacccccgggAAAGAAGCCAACAGTTCACTGATTGATCTCCGGGCAGGCCGTGAGGCTCAGTACACGCAGAGAAATACCGGCCAAGGCATCAGCTCAAAGACCCCAGCTGGCACCAGGGGGCTCATAGGGATCAAACCAGACCTGTGCgaggagctggggcacatggagATGCCACCCTCATTAGCTACGGCAGAGTCCTTCATCTTAGGTCCAACGGGATTGTGTGGAAGAACTACTCCAGTGGGAGGAGATTAGGTGACAAATTCAGAGCCTGCAATGAGTTACTGAGACTGGCGTTCTCATCGCAGCAACAGTGCCACTGGTTCAGCGAGGACATGGGAAATGCACACGTTCACCTAGCGCCCCTTGGTGCTGCTGTTTGGGAAACCCAGCGGATTAGTCTTTGGCACATACGTTACGAGGGAGGTCTCTGATCTCCTGAAACTCCACCCTGAAGGCAAGTGATCTCTGAAGAAACCCAGTTTATTGTGTGGATCTCTTCCTTTCGTCTGAATAAATCCCGTTTGCCCCCTGGCGCTGCCTGCCAGGGCCCTTGAACATGCAGGGACAAGCCCCAAGAATACGGCTATgagatcattatcgagcagaggTGTTGGGCAGCAGGAGGGAACTGATGGAACAGAGAAAGCTGGGAGGGCGAGAAGGGCTTGTTTCCTGCTCCACCCTATATCTGTTCTGGGTATCCCCTGTCTTGGGGAGAGGGCCTGGTTTGGTTAACCTCTCCGGGAATGCTCTGGAAGAGGAGGTGATCAGCACACCCGTGGATGGCGTCCCTATGGGGCCTTGAGCTCTACTGAAGAAGCTTCCATGGGGAGGAAGATGTGAGGGTGGCATTTCCCCCACCCAGCATCCCTCCTCTGCCAACCCCACATCCCTTATGCTCatggaagcagaggggaggaacTGGACCTAAGTCTCTGAATTGTTGCAGTGGCCTTGAGCTCTGAAAATTGAGTACGTTCCCCGTGCCCACAGGGCCTCCCACGTGCTGATGGGACGCTGCTTCTGATGGCCATCGCCGCTCCAGGGCTAAAGGTTTCCCCCTGGCTAAGTGCATGGGATTGTCTCCCAAGCCCCAGTGACCACCACAGTCTGCTACTGCCTCAAGCTAATAGTGAGTGGTGGTTGTTTTCTTTAGCTGAACTGGTAGAAGCCAGCGGTTTAAGCGCTGAAGTTCCTGGgctgtgagagtggggatagccGTATCTATGCAGCCAGTTCGTTACACCTAACCGGGGGCTGATGCTGGAAAATCATGGGTGAGCCGTGATCAGGACAGATTTTCACCTAAATCAATCATCACACAGCGGAGTTCCTTTCAAAACACACCTTCCTTTATTGATCTCTAGCATTGCAGCTACAGTACCAGAGAGACACCCCATCATTTCCACCCCGAATTTAATAGCTGCTTCCCCCCAGGATTAACCCTCACCAGACACGCCCCTCCCCTACACCCTCCTGTCTTAGTTTCACATCCTTTAATCAACCCATCTCTACCACCCCTTCTGCCCAGGCAGGGATCACTACAAGAATTCAAACAGAGTTAAAGACCCAGGATCCTCTATAGAAATACGAGCCATCATGTGCCTCTTAATCAGGAATACGGCACTTTCCAGTCATAGAAATGGTACCCGCGCGTTCCCAAAGAGAAACTCACCCAGCCAATCCTCTGGGGTTACAGACaacatttggatttattttttttaaataaagggtatTGGGAGGGTGAGGATCTCAAAAACCTCGTACCGATGGGAGTGTTTACATGAATCTCTGACAATGAGATACACGTGCTCTCTCATCCAGGTGGGTACCCTATCCCCTAGTAGGATGAGGGTTATCATATTTG carries:
- the LOC128830962 gene encoding zinc finger protein OZF-like codes for the protein MTHRSASPVCGHTNGNTMFQAAQVLCGDEKPYKCTECGKGFGQEKILREHQRIHTGERPHKCAHCGKSFTWSTSLIKHQQIHTGGKLHACTACEKSFRWRHSLLQHQSVHTGEKPHTCAHCGRSFVEKQALKKHESIHTGEKPFTCSECGKSFRQKGNLVSHERSHLEEKPHRCPECGKCFREQRFLATHQRTHTQERPYQCAQCQKRFSAKQGLRIHQRLHTGERPFHCPLCGRSFTERKNLNKHQRTHSGETPYTCRECGNSYTQKYSLKVHQRTHSGETSHTCSECGESFKQRNHLVSHQRSHKAGSLYICAECGESYSQWAHLTAHERIHPRQSQPACTEYR